The nucleotide sequence TGCCTATTTTCCATTTTTCACTAGCTTTGGCCTAATCACATTTTCAGTAAAATATGTCACTTGCTTTGGCCAAATCACATTTTCAATAAATATGTAACGTGGATATCATACAACATTCTAATAAACTTTTTTAATCTCTCAGTTTACCAATAGTTTAATGTCCATTAAGTTTACGTCTTTTTATTTTGATGACTCATGCAGACTACATAAACATCAGCAAATTGTAGTATTAGTTACTTACTGAAAGAACTCCAAGAATCATGTTTGATGCTAATCTGTGCAGAAGTTACTCCATGAATGCCAAGGATTTTCACAATTTGACAAATCCATTCATCCTCCTTGCTACAATGGATTTCAACTTCCTTGAGATGCTTTGACACCAAGAAATATTCCGCTGGGTTGTAGCTTCTACTTGATACAATGTCAAAATCCTGTTGAAAACATATGATTTTACTTAAATGAATCAGCTGTACATGTTAGCTTCAGCGACAAAAGCTatcatatatgaaaaaacatataccTTGCGAGATGGAAGTTGAAGGGTAAGCTTTTCTAGAATTGGTGTGTGCTGAAGAAAGTGAAGTAGTCCAGTGAAGTTTGCAGTCAAACACCATTCATTGGGCAACAGTGTTTTTAGCTTGCTAAACATAGGGCACCATTTCAAGTCCTTTCTGAAAATCTTAACAATGAAACagagaattaaaaaaaataaagttATAACTTGAGAAGACATGATTCAATAACACTGAGTTGAATAAGATTTCTTGAGTTCTTAATTTCAAGTAATCAATTGCGAGCAGATAGAGAGATGCAGAATACAGATTTTACAAGTCTTTGATTGACTCAAAAAACAAATATATATTGAGCCATACCGTCTAAAGTGTTGCGTAAACTAAAATGTCTTACAAAATTATCTTAATCATGTGCTTCTGTGTAGTACGAGGTCAGAAATATCAACTATCAATATATATGGAAAATGTACTAACACCTTCACAGACTAATTATAGGAGATCTCTGCATAGGAACATGATGACTAAAAATAATGGATTGGTGAAAAACATGCAATTGGAGATTAGGAACAAGTTAAACATGATAGAGGGATGCAAAATGTTGGATGGCAATCAAAACAGGGAGTAAAAGAGCAAACATACCATACAATATTCACTTATCAGCTCTAAATTTGTAGCACCCGCCAACCCTTCGAGAAATACACAACAATTATCTTCGCATAACTCGTTACCACTATCCCCAAGGTAATTATAATGAGCATAATTATCTTCACAATCTTCGCCAATCCTGATAAATGATGTTACCAGCGATGGCAGGCTCTCAAGAAACAGGGCCCAGTCATGAGGGTCAGCTAGTTCAAAGGTAAGAAGACCTGGAGCAGAAAAGCAGCTCCATGGTGTTTGCATGGAATAAAGACTTGAATCTCTGATTTTCAGATGCCGTAAAGATTTGGGGAAGACACCCCAAAGCTTGATAGAACAATCACCTATGTCTAACAGCTCTAGTGCCTGACAGCTGAGAAGATCTAGAGGGCTTCTGTCAAATGCCAGATGATAAAACTCTAGCCTTGTCAAGTGCTTGGAGATTACACTGCTGCTGGATAGATTCAAACGAGAACCATAAACACTCACACTCCAGTCTTTGACTCGAAGCACGTATACTTGGCACGAGACAGCATACTGGACCCACGATTCAACATAACGGCGTGCCTCATCTTCTTGGCCATGGGGATAGGGAAAGATGTCGCATTCATGAAGAGGGGATGTTCTGTCACGGTGCTCAAGCAATGTATTAACAAAATTGTTGAAGGCCTGGACAGTGTCGAACTGAGAAGGATAGAAGCGCAGGGCTGGCACCGACTTCGAGAGGGTGCGCCAGCGGCGAGCGAGCACGGACGTCCTCACGGCGTCACGCGAGGGCAGGAACGACAGCAGAAGCTCGAGCACAGGTTCCGGGAGGTCCTGAAAGCAGTCCTTACCGCCAGCAACGGCCACTTTCTTGGTTTTACCGGCCTTGCCCCTTGCAGCCATTCCGTCGAACAAGTTGCTCGCGCAGCAGCTGCATCGGAGGCGATGGACAGGGTGTGAGTGATATCAGAGACGGCCAGGCGGAAGAGATGAAGAAGAAAATCTCACGTACCTCTAGTCGCCGCACGGAAGAAGGCCGTCGGTTCGTGCGCTCTCAAGAACTCGATGGCCTGTCAGAGGACGAACAGAAGGGAGACCATCTCTGTTGGCGGTTGGAGGGGGAGAGCCAGTCTCTACTGCGCCGCCTAGACCTGAATCCCCAGGCAATCCTCCACTAATGCGTCGAGTCGAGCAACGGAGAGCAGCGGATTCGATCGGAAGACGCACATGAAGAACACACGCGGGTTTCTATCTCAAATTTTTCATTTTTCCAATTTATAGGGCTCATCTCCGTCTCCTTTTAAGATTCCGAAGCGCATTAAATCTTTACATGCAACAATTAAAAAGGAACTCACCAATGCATATAATACTACTACTCATCTACTTccttcgttcccaaatataagtctttctagagatttcaacgaatgactacatacaaagcaaaatgaataaatctacattctaaactatgtctacatatatccgtatgttgttatccatttgaaatgtctaaaaaaacttatatttaggaacagagggaatagtggccaagcatgcatgcactgcaattaatccaaattaatgcatCAGCTTAGTTtgagtagttttgtaaagtacgggATAAATTCCTCcactcatcatatatatatatgccttggttgatgagattttagaTTTGAGctctataaaccgaaaaggagggagtaccagTCTACCGAAACACCAATCAACCCTTCTTTTTCGGGTGAAACACCAACAACAACGTGTTTCGATACAGCGGTGAAACGAAAATGGGAGTTTTTAGGTgggagtttgatttttctttttagtcCAAAATCAATGTTGGGTGTGCATAAAAATGTATGACGTATACTACTACAATTTTTATTTGGTATATGTGCATAGAAATCAGGAATCCTGATTAATTCATGCAGTACATCCTCTCAAATTTCTCAAATAAATGTTCATGTAGTTTGAAATACGCAAACAGTTTTATTGAACGATGTATCCTCGTTTTGACatgaaatgtaaaccgccatgatggctttTCCTCAGAAAAAAAATACACAAACAATTTTATTGGGTATGTGCATACAAATAGTGTGATGATGTATACTACACTTTTTTTTTCTTCCGCAAAAAACCTCAGATAAgtagcatgaacattttttttgttCCCACGACAATTCTGGCAAATGCATGCTTAAAAGAGAAAATTAATTGTCATGAGTATTTTATAAGCCCCCTGCTTCCTGACATAGACCTCTCAAGCTAGTCTCTAGGGTTTCTTTGTGCCTAACACAACGTTTGAAAATGTCCATACAATGTAAAAAAACTGTTCCCCTAAAAAGATGTAAAACAATTGTTCACGAATTTTTTCATAAATGCTTCACGTGTTTCACATGTATTCAAAAAAATAATGCTCCATATGTATTTTTAAAAAAGTTTAACATGTATGCGAAAAAATATCCAAACTTGTATTTGAATAAATATTCACCATGTATTTTAAAAATTTCATCGTGTATCAAAAAGATATTCAAAGTGTATACGAAAAATGTGTAACATGTATTCGAATAATGTTCaacatttatttgaaaaaatattcatcatgtatttttcAAAAAATTCAAGGTGTATTCTGAAAAATGTTTGACATGTATTTGAAAAAGTTCAACGTGTATTTGAAAGCAAATTGACAAGTATTCAAAACAATATTCAAAcacgtatttgaaaaatgttcaacatatatcAAAAGAAGTATGATGCGTACAGTGTGTATTTAAAAAACGAAAAATCAAAAGTAAAAATAAAGAACAAATCGAAAAAGATGAAAGAAAAATTGATAATAAAACGTAAAAGAAAAACACATAACAGAAAAACGTCTGGAACCTTCCCAAAATCATCCAAAAGCGATGGAAGGTTCCACAAACCAGTGCAAAACAGTTTACTAGAGTACATTATATTGGGCGGGCACATCTTAGGGATGGCCTACTGCATGAAAGTACTCTATCTCGCGGTAGGCGAGACATAGCTCTCACGCACGGATTCATGGATCCAGCTCGGACGGGGTTGGGCAGTAGTAAGCTTGGCTGGAAGATCCTTGTTGCTCCTAGGACGACAACTGATGTGCAATGTTCTGTTCAGAGAAGAAAATGATATGCACAAACAGCTGCAGATAGCCAGGGTGTGATATTTGTCAAGTAAATCATAATAATAGTTATCTGTACAATCCTAATACACAGCCTTCAACTTGCTCTTAGGGGCAGTCGAGTGTGAGGTCGCAAGGATCTTTGCACAATCTCTGACTGAAATCACCACAGAAAAGGTCACGAAGAGATTTCAGTAAAGCCAGTAGCGTGGATGCTTACATTTGCTGTGATTCATTAGAGCCAGTGTGGTGCTCGAGAGTGTCTTCTTGAGGGTGAGCCTGGCTGCATAGACAGCAGCAGAACCACCATCAATAAGGGCACATTTCCATTATTTAAAATAGCAGAGCAAGAAAAATACCAATACAATCAGATTCTTGTCTTCTTTTTTGGAACAAGTTGCATGTGCTCTGCTGCCTATAAACAAGACCACAGCTGAAAATCTCGAGAGAAAGGACAGGGCACTGAGGAGCTCGGGGGCGACTGTTTCACTGGCATGAGCTGTAGCCAAGATGGCGGCGACGATAACAGGGTCAAGTACGAGGAGATACATCAAGATTGGCGACATCAAGGTTGCGGGCGGGGTCAAGGACGAAGCAGGAGACAGTCTGCAGGTTGCAGACAGAGCCGGCGTCGAGGTTGGCAATGGCCGACAGGGCGGACAGATGGACAGTAGGGAATTTACCTCATGTACGAAAGATCCTAATTCAACCACTCAAATGTGACCTTTTGCGAGTCACATGCGTAGCCCCCTTTCCATTAGGCTAGTCATAATGGGAGTAAGGCTGGTCATAATAGGCAGGAActtatgagtaacatcacacactccaatgcaattttgcttatgtggcacatatttaatgaagagagagcttcttgtggtaactagctaagttaccggaacatcacacactccaagaaacaatgagtctatatcctaataaatacatcgttgcatgataCTACAtacatgttcctacccactatggaggtagtaacatagtctacgGAAGTGTGtaggttactagcttatgttcctgcccattatgaccagcctaacttaggtagtaacatagcgcacttcgaGAAATTTTTGCTTACGTGACATGTAGTTAATaagaagtggtaacataatatgttattgtaacatagcgcttcccaagacaaaatgagtctacaagccATTAAATGAAGCCACATATGACACTACTaatatgttactttgcactatgaagatagtaacttagactagtgtcatatgcatgacactagtataagttactccccactatgaccaacctTAGTTTGCATAAGAAGAATACaacatgctttcaatgacttgagatcattgcatgcaatgctattaattagcaaaaagacattaagttctctcgttttcccctccgccttggttgcggtgcacaacctaagatgacttgtacacctagacggagggagtatagtgtTGAACTACCTATATATAGCTAATGGCACATCTATCTCAGTCAGGTCTAGTGTAACTGAATGGACACAATTAGGGAAAAACATGGTTACCAAGTGCGGAAAACCAAAGATGTGTAAGCAAAGCAACGAACTAGATGTGTTTTATGTCATCACCActaccaccgccaccaccaccaccacaagaacaacaACAAAACTGAAATGTCAGGGCGTCATGGAAGTTACTGGATATAAAAGAACAGGTGCCATGATGCATAAGTTCAACTAGATGCTCAGGTTTCTGAAACATATAAATAGAACATAGACCTTCAAAAGGTAAACCAGTTGAGGCCTGACAAGGAGTTCAGTAAATGGCCAAACGTGCAACATGACTTCATATGAATGGAACAGGGACAAGCACACAATCCAGATAGGCCAAAACGCAGCAACTTGATGCTAGCAAGATTAATTAGGGGACATGGAAGTCTGAATAACCAGGAATAGCAAACCATCTGATTTAGTCATACAGCTCCCTCCGCTCGAAGCTGAAGGCTGCACAAACAATAAAAAGACACAGTGAGCACGTGGAGTGCAGATTAAGACATGAGAAGGTACGATCAGATAGCAAGCGGCAATGAAGTGCAGCTAATACTGTATAAGAATTTGTTTTGGAAGATTGGATGAACATAATTTGTTTTGGAAGATTGGATGAACATACAACTTCATCTGGTTATGCATATATTGGAAGGATGTGCTATTAAATGATTAATTTCACCTAAATAGTGAAAATACCTCAAATTGTTATGTGCTTATTTTACCTTTTCCACTTGCTTTGGCCTAATGGCATTTTTAGTAGCATATGTAAAGTGGAGATGATATAACATTCTAATTGAGTTTTTTCATTCCTAAACGTACAAACAGTTCAACGTCTACTTTTCAAAATTAAATATAGTTTAATGTTCAGTATTTGATTCCACTAACACATGCAGACTACATAAACATTGGTGAATTGTAAAATAGCTACTTACAGGGATACTAAAAAGGTTTGATGTTGATTTGAGCAGGAGTCACTCCATGAGTACCAAGGATCTTCACAATTTGACAAATCATTTTATCTTTCCTGCAATAATGGATTTCAACTACCTTGAGCTATTTCGACACCAAGAAATATTCTGATGGGCTGTAGCTTTCACTTGATTCAATGACAAAATTCTGTCACAAACATAACATTTACACAAATGAATCAGCTGTACATGGTACCTTCGAGTATAAAGCTATCATATATGATAAAAACATATACCCTGTGATTTTGAAGATGAAGGGCGAGCTTTTCTAAATTTGGCGAGTGCTGAAGAAAGTGAAGTAGTCCAGTGAAGTTTGCAGTCAGACACCATTCATTGAGCAACACGGTTTTTAGCTTGCTAAACAAAGGGCACCATTTTAAGTCCTTTCTGAAAATCTTAACAAAATGTAGATAATTAAAGAACAATTAAAGTTATAACTTTAGGAGACATGAGTCAATAATGATGAGTTGAATAAGACCTATTGAGCTTTGATTTCAAGTAACTAATTATGAGCAGATAGAGAGATACACAAACCAGATTTTACAAGTTTTTGGTTTACTCAAACAAGGAATGTATATTATCCCATACTATCTAAAGTGTTGCATAAACTAAGATGGCTATCAACCATCAATAAACCGTAATGAACTCTCATCTTCAAAACCCTATTCTAGGAGATGTCTGCATAGAAAGATGATGACAAGAAAGAGTGGATTCATGAAAAACATTTAACTGGATATTAGGAACAAGTTTGACATTCATACTTTGATTCGCTGATATTTGATACAAGGATGATGTTGGATGGCAATCAAGACAAGGAGTTAGCAAAAGATAAAACATACCATAGAATATTTGCTTATCAGCGTTAAATTCGTAGCACCCGACAGACCTTCAAGAAGCACAGAGCAATCATCTTCTACATAGCATCCTTCACATGACTCAACGCCGCAATCCCCAAGGTACTTAAAATTATCACAACTATCATTGCATTGAAAGCCAATAGTGATAGATGATGTTGCCAATGATGGCATGCTCTCAAGAATGGGAGTCCACTCTTCACAGTGTTGTAGTTCAAAGGTAACCAGACCTGGAGCAGAAAGGCGATTCCGTGGTGTGTGCATGGAAAGAAGGGTTGAATGTACGATTTTCAGATGTCGTAAATATCTGGGTAAGATATCCCCAAGGTTGACATGACAACAATCTATATCTAGCACCTATAGTGCTTGACAGCTCAAAAGATCTAGAGGGCTTTCACGATCAAAGTTCACATGATAAAGCATTAAATCTGTCAAGTGCCTGGAGATGACACTGTTGTTTGGTGGATCCAAATTACATTGATCTTCACCCCACATTAGAACTCAAAGCACCGACACCTGGCATGAGACAGCATACTGCACCCATGATTCAACATCACGGTGTGCCACTTCTTCTTCACCTACACCCAACCAGGTCATGCCGCCGATAGCATCCTCGGGCGCCGCCGCCTCATTACGTTGCAAGGCCACCTCAAAAACGGCCTGGACCGGTCCAGAACTTGGGTGTTGGAGGTGCTTCTGGACCACCCCGAGGATAGTGGGGGGACGATGGATATGATTCGTATGGGGATAGCCAACACTGTGGTTCGTCATCCACGGGAGGAGGTCGTGGGTATGCCTGGCAGAGTGATGGATCTGTTGAGAGACCTTTCCTCGGCCCTACGGGTGGTTTTGTCGAGGGAGCTTCTGGCCCAGACTACCGACAGAGAGGTGGAAATCATGGACCCCGTGGTGGTCATGGCGGGGGTCATGGTCGGTACCGTAACAGACAGCCTCCACCGGCAGCTGTTGACCATGAGGCCTCTGCCATGGCAACCGATCCCGTTCAGACGACTGACCTGTCTAGCTAGGCGTTGGATGTCGTGACGGCACTAGCTAACGCAGAGTTGCCTGGGACTGAGATTGCTTCTGAGACAGGAGACCGGACTGATTCAGAGAGGGCGTCCAAGTGGGCGTGTAAGAAGGAGAAGATGTTATGTTATTGATGTGGTGAGAAGGGACACTTCATTGCTGAGTGCGTGGCGGAGCTTTGTGATACGTGTGGGAAGCCAGCACATGCCATGGGGGATTGCACGTTCTTGCGTGATCACATTCCGGCTCTTACAATGTATGGAGTATATTGTgctgagttgatgttctttgagtcccCAGTTGCGAGAGAGATTCCGGTGGTGACACAGAGTTTGACCACTGGGATTGTGAAAGTTACACAGGGAGAGGTTTCCGAGGCTCAGATTGTGCAGAGGCTTCAGGAACTGGTTCCAGGTGACTTCCAGTGGGAGCTTGTCAGTACTGAGGCCAATGTGTTCAAGGTTGATTTCCCCACGTGGATGATTTACAGAAAGTGCTGAGCTTTGGGTTGTGCAGAGTTCCTGGCACTAAATGCATTTTGGAATTTTACGAGTGGAAGAAGGTGGAGCCACGGGGTAAGCCCCTTACTCAGGTTTGGTTGCGGTTCTCCGGGGCTCCATATGAGCCTTTGCAGGATGCTCGAGTTGTGGCTTGTATGGGTATCATGGTTGGGAACCCTGAGAGAGTGGATATGGCCTTTACCCGCGCTCATGGGGTGGCCCGACTTCTAGTGAGCGTTCTGGACATTGACTTTGTCCCTGATGTGGTCAACTGGACCTACAGAGGTGAGGTTTTTCCTCTTGAGATCGAGTTTGAGGATGCGGAACTGTTTGTTGAGGTAATAAATGTGACTGATGTGGATATGCATGAGGGTGATGACAGCGCGGGTACCAGGGGGCACCGACGGATGAGGCTGAACGAGAAGGGTCCAACGGATCGGGACCTGTTGCTCAGTTGCCCGTGGACAGGCCCGGAGTCGGGACGACACCATCAACCTCGGTGCCTATGAGCTCTCTGCGGTTTGGGTCGTTTGAGTCAGCTTCTGCCCCTCCCAGGCTCTGGAGTGATCGGGTGGATTCTGATGATGTGTTTGAGCGCACGCTACCTGAGTTGGAGCCTGTTGCTGTTGTTGGTCCCTTGATCGGAGGCTTGATGATGACCTTGGTGGGGGGAGGGGAGGTGGAGTCTGAGGTGACTTCTCTTTCCCCCGCTCTCCCAGCGGCCTCGTTCCGGGAGTTGGTGTTGTCTATGGAGGATGCTTCTAGGGGAGGGAGCCCGGGGCAGGTGACCATGACTTCCTTTCCTCCTATCCTGGCGCCGGCGATGCCGACGATGACCGGGGGTGGGGGAGGCGATCCGAGGCAGGTGGCCTTGGTCCCCTCATCTCCGGCGGCAGCATCTGTGGCCACTTCTCCAGTGGCGCAAGGTGGgggtctggggcaggtggcctcgaccCCCCTTCCTCTTTGGCGGCCAGGAAGGCCGCGTCTCCTGTGGCTCCAGTGGCATCCTCTGGCCAGAGGGTTGGGGCGGCAGGAGCGCTCGGGCAGGCGTTCCCCTCTCCAGGCTTACTGGCGGCCCTGGATCGCGGTATGAGGCACGCATCTGTGGGGCCTGGTGGCCCACCGCCGCTTCCTCCGGTAACTCTGGTTGACCCTTCGTGGGATTCAGCGAGAGGTTTTACTTGGGAGGAGGTGATTGCTTTTGGTGGGATCCCAGACCCGGTCTCTGAGGGACGACGAATGAGTTGTCGTATCCAGGAGCACCCGaaggttgatgacatgcagcagaggtgcactatgcgggcggccaagcttcatgacATTGAGGTCACTACGGGTATGTCTGTCAACGTTTCTAATTCaattttgcatttttctaatgaggagatTATTCATAATGCAAACCAACTAGGTGTTTCGCTAGGGAGTAATGCTAGTGAAATATCCAATTCGGTTAATGATCTCCTAGATTTGGAGGCGGAGCACGCTTTGGAAACTATTCGAAACCTAGCAGCAGTAAAACCCATGAACAATGCAGAGATTGATGCGTTGGGGGTCAGGGTGCTCGATAATCTTTGTGCGGATCTTGCACCATCCACTCTTGAGTCGGAGGAAGAGGATGCAACTCTAGAGGAGGCTATCGGTAGACCCACTAagcccggttatgaggaccggaTGGAGGATCAAAGTAGACCCAAACGCAAGTGGAAGCGGAAGATTTATCCCACTTCAGcggttcgtaggagtgctaggattcagactaccaaaaaaattcatgatgaaatatgaaaggaattttttggaatagcagaggtctaaaagacttggctaaaaggagGTTTCTTGCCAAGGCGTCTATGGAGCATAGATTAGATTTTATTGCTCTCTCGAAAACTAGTAGAGATAATTTTGTGCCCCTATTTCTCAACACTTTATCGGACGatgttgattttgattggcattgccttcctccgcgaggaagatcgggtgggatcttgcTTGGAGTGAGGTGTGATTCGTTGGAAGTCCAAAGTGTAGTGATGGGTGACTTCGCGGTTAAGTTTCGAGTCAGGTCCAAAGCTAATGGgtttaactgggctttggtgggGGTGTATGGGGCCGCGAagcccgagcttaaaccggagtttTTGGCGGACCTTGTTCGAATCTGCGGGTCCGAGCAGCTCCCAATTTTagttgggggtgatttcaatatcattaggaggagagaggagaagaataatgataattttgatggcagatggtcgtttatgttcaatagcattattgaaagcttggatctgagagagatagagctttccggTAGAAAATTTACTTGGGCTAATGCTTTGCCAAACCCGATGTATGAGAAGCTTGATCGAGTCATCGCGAGCGTcaagtgggaacagaagttccctctcGTAATGGTTCAGGCTCTCTCGCGCGGAATCTCGGATCACACTCCTTTATTCGTGGACTCAGGTGAGCCAAGCcatgtgggaaacaaaaacaccttttcTTTCGAGCTGGCATGGTTTGAACGAGAAGGATTCTTGGATCTGattgccagggaatgggctaaggatgcaggaggtaggacttctgttcagcgttggcagaataagattaggcatttgagaagtttcctacggagatgggctaagcaccttagtgggatttataaggttgaaaaggaaacgCTCCTTTCTCTTATTCAGACCCTAGATTTAAAAGCCGAGTCCACGATTTTGCAAGCCGCAGAGCTTCAGGTTAAACTAGATGCGGAGatgaggttgaaagaacttctccgcgaagaagaattgaagtgggcattgTGGGCTAAGGTCCGCAAAGCTGTCCaggggacgcgaatactcaattcttccacttgattgctaatggcaagcacagaaagaagagaatcttttagcttgaacaagatgaaggaactaTTTTAGAACAGGACAACCTAAAACTTTATATAACCGAGtattataagcagttatttggacctccggaggatagttgtgtgtccctcgatgagtccaggattgaggatgtgcctcaactaacTGCTACTGATAATGATATTTTGGTTGCCCCGTTCTCGGAGAAGGAGGTGTATGATGCTATAgcacagatgaaaaacaataaggctcccgggccAGATGGTTTCCCGGCGGAGTTTTACaaaaagtgttggcatattattaagggggatttgctatCAATGTTCAATGatctattctctggacagcttcagttatttcaattaaattttggaacaataacactgcttcctaagaaaacggacgtgatgagaattgagcagttcaggccgatctgccttctcaatgttagtttcaaaatcttcaccaaggttgggactaatcggctctcacagattgcgcattctgtggtgcagcattcccaaactgctttcatgccggacagaaacatcctagaaggggtggtggtccttcatgaaactctccatgaaatccactcgaaaaaattagatggagttgtttttaaggtggatttcgagaaagcgtacgataaggtcaaatggccattcctc is from Triticum aestivum cultivar Chinese Spring chromosome 3A, IWGSC CS RefSeq v2.1, whole genome shotgun sequence and encodes:
- the LOC123056657 gene encoding putative F-box/FBD/LRR-repeat protein At5g22670, producing MAARGKAGKTKKVAVAGGKDCFQDLPEPVLELLLSFLPSRDAVRTSVLARRWRTLSKSVPALRFYPSQFDTVQAFNNFVNTLLEHRDRTSPLHECDIFPYPHGQEDEARRYVESWVQYAVSCQVYVLRVKDWSVSVYGSRLNLSSSSVISKHLTRLEFYHLAFDRSPLDLLSCQALELLDIGDCSIKLWGVFPKSLRHLKIRDSSLYSMQTPWSCFSAPGLLTFELADPHDWALFLESLPSLVTSFIRIGEDCEDNYAHYNYLGDSGNELCEDNCCVFLEGLAGATNLELISEYCMIFRKDLKWCPMFSKLKTLLPNEWCLTANFTGLLHFLQHTPILEKLTLQLPSRKDFDIVSSRSYNPAEYFLVSKHLKEVEIHCSKEDEWICQIVKILGIHGVTSAQISIKHDSWSSFRFSFQQPK